In a single window of the Thermofilum uzonense genome:
- the csx1 gene encoding CRISPR-associated CARF protein Csx1, which translates to MGESKSERCLAVTTWGNPRGWWYSRYVYEELGQKFDKYGFSTLNLLMEVERPDIVLLLALDTLSSLKERVYNSIKKEVEDYIRSHLCVENEIAIEILPGILSSKKKAFKADLGDYELLALNKIFHEGLKLGGNKLRIALDITHGVNYMPVLTYSAALEAASMLAVTISREVDLRIYQADPVYLEEELRRELSRQKDDPCKPNGRAEPPELRYNLLRRRKVSPWELTRYLSYSENNASKLLTDPRDCSIEDSEILYKKVLPLLGAFRIGALPELCILAKSLDPSFLRNIINEALQCWNSKRVVTEGNVLELVSNTRLSEGFRALLHALALVTGVMRNLESESACSEARECTTTLEEIKKLRRLLNGSKVIETLVNREISKLEHIKQKICPDDWTLYSEYKSNGGDISRSGNGKFTRDFIAHAGFHNEVLLLRKSSSEKDLEIKIDEGQLDKVLKILRKQVLI; encoded by the coding sequence ATGGGGGAATCCAAGAGCGAGAGATGTTTAGCTGTAACAACATGGGGAAATCCTCGTGGCTGGTGGTACTCAAGATACGTTTATGAGGAATTAGGCCAGAAATTCGACAAATACGGCTTTTCCACGCTGAACTTGTTGATGGAGGTTGAAAGACCTGATATTGTTCTTCTGCTGGCATTGGACACGCTTTCCAGCCTAAAGGAAAGGGTTTACAACAGCATTAAAAAGGAGGTGGAGGATTACATCAGGTCTCATTTATGCGTTGAGAATGAGATTGCGATAGAGATCCTGCCGGGCATTCTTTCCTCTAAAAAAAAGGCTTTCAAAGCCGACTTGGGGGATTATGAGTTGCTTGCACTAAATAAGATCTTTCATGAGGGTCTTAAGCTTGGAGGCAATAAGTTACGGATAGCACTGGACATAACACATGGAGTCAACTATATGCCTGTGTTGACTTATTCTGCTGCCCTGGAGGCAGCTTCCATGCTTGCAGTGACAATATCTAGAGAGGTAGACCTTCGCATTTACCAAGCAGATCCAGTATACCTTGAAGAAGAACTAAGAAGAGAGCTTTCTAGGCAGAAGGATGATCCTTGTAAGCCCAATGGCAGAGCTGAACCACCTGAGCTACGGTACAACCTCTTGCGCAGGAGGAAAGTTTCGCCTTGGGAGTTGACAAGATATCTAAGCTACAGCGAAAATAATGCCAGCAAGCTTTTGACAGATCCTCGAGATTGTTCTATAGAGGATTCAGAGATCCTCTACAAAAAAGTCCTACCGTTGCTGGGGGCATTCAGGATTGGGGCCTTGCCCGAGCTCTGCATTCTGGCTAAGAGCTTAGATCCCAGCTTCCTGAGGAACATCATCAATGAAGCATTGCAGTGCTGGAATTCAAAGAGAGTCGTCACAGAGGGGAATGTTCTAGAACTAGTGAGCAATACCAGACTTTCTGAGGGATTTAGAGCGTTGTTGCATGCCTTAGCACTAGTTACTGGCGTCATGCGTAACCTGGAAAGTGAGTCAGCATGCAGTGAAGCAAGAGAATGCACAACCACGCTTGAGGAGATTAAGAAGCTGAGGCGCCTCTTAAATGGCTCAAAAGTGATTGAAACCCTTGTTAACAGAGAAATATCTAAGTTAGAACATATAAAACAAAAGATATGCCCTGATGACTGGACACTCTACTCAGAGTATAAATCAAATGGAGGAGATATCTCACGCTCGGGAAATGGGAAATTTACCAGAGATTTCATAGCTCATGCAGGCTTTCATAACGAAGTTCTTCTGCTGAGGAAATCCTCCTCAGAAAAAGATCTTGAGATAAAGATAGATGAGGGACAATTGGACAAAGTCCTAAAAATCCTGAGAAAACAAGTCCTCATATAG
- the vapB gene encoding type II toxin-antitoxin system VapB family antitoxin: MSEVVSFKIPRHIKEKMRRYADRVNWTEELGRFVKSRVEELEREENIKEVVKILMNTKEVPSGFSEASVVEDRDSS; this comes from the coding sequence ATGTCTGAGGTTGTGAGCTTCAAGATCCCCAGGCACATAAAGGAGAAGATGAGGAGGTATGCAGATCGCGTGAACTGGACTGAGGAGCTCGGAAGATTTGTTAAAAGCAGAGTTGAGGAGCTGGAGAGGGAGGAAAATATCAAGGAGGTTGTCAAAATCCTTATGAATACAAAGGAGGTTCCAAGCGGCTTTTCTGAGGCATCAGTGGTGGAGGATCGTGATAGTAGTTGA
- a CDS encoding type II toxin-antitoxin system VapC family toxin: MIVVDATVITAFILREPEWEKYADIIKNCCTVDHVAKEVSNAIWKSFRRDFISEEDAKAKFQAMRKLIDVNVILYNELEVLDKAFEVSIKEGITVYDALYIALSMKLGGKLATLDKRQKSVAENLGIETLVG; encoded by the coding sequence GTGATAGTAGTTGATGCCACTGTTATAACTGCTTTCATCCTGAGGGAGCCTGAGTGGGAAAAGTATGCAGACATCATAAAGAACTGCTGCACTGTTGATCATGTCGCTAAGGAGGTCTCAAATGCCATCTGGAAATCCTTTAGGAGAGATTTTATTTCGGAGGAGGATGCAAAAGCGAAGTTTCAAGCCATGAGAAAGCTCATTGATGTGAACGTAATCCTCTACAATGAGCTGGAGGTGCTCGATAAAGCATTTGAGGTATCGATAAAGGAAGGGATCACCGTGTACGACGCGCTCTACATAGCCCTCTCAATGAAATTAGGTGGAAAACTGGCAACTCTGGACAAAAGGCAGAAAAGCGTTGCTGAGAATCTGGGGATAGAGACATTAGTAGGCTAA